From a single Budorcas taxicolor isolate Tak-1 chromosome X, Takin1.1, whole genome shotgun sequence genomic region:
- the GSPT2 gene encoding eukaryotic peptide chain release factor GTP-binding subunit ERF3B yields the protein MDLGSSSSSDSAPDCWDQVDMEAPGLAPSGDRASSALAAAAAEVQHEPLSSAFSRQLNINAKPFVPNVHAAEFVPAFLRGPSQPQTPPNDAPGFYETCTGAGNPQGKRLGRGAPVEHSKEEQLLWREGSNSAVTMELSEPVVENGEVEMVLEESWEHNKEVSEAEPGGSSLGDSGPPEESGQEMMEKEEIRKSKSMVVPSGAPKKEHVNVVFIGHVDAGKSTIGGQIMFLTGMVDKRTLEKYEREAKEKNRETWYLSWALDTNQEERDKGKTVEVGRAYFETEKKHFTILDAPGHKSFVPNMIGGASQADLAVLVISARKGEFETGFEKGGQTREHAMLAKTAGVKYLIVLINKMDDPTVNWSIERYEECKEKLVPFLKKVGFSPKKDIHFMPCSGLTGANIKEQSDFCPWYTGLPFIPYLDNMPNFNRSIDGPIRLPIVDKYKDMGTVVLGKLESGSIFKGQQLVMMPNKHNVEVLGILSDDAETDYVAPGENLKIRLKGIEEEEILPGFILCDPTNLCHSGRTFDVQIVIIEHKSIICPGYNAVLHIHTCIEEVEITALISLVDKKSGEKSKTRPRFVKQDQVCIARLRTAGTICLETFKDFPQMGRFTLRDEGKTIAIGKVLKLVPEKD from the coding sequence ATGGacctgggcagcagcagcagcagtgactcggCTCCCGACTGCTGGGACCAGGTGGACATGGAAGCACCGGGTTTGGCCCCGAGCGGGGACCGAGCCTCCTCGGCGTTGGCGGCGGCCGCCGCCGAGGTGCAGCATGAGCCCCTCAGCTCGGCCTTCAGCCGTCAGCTCAACATCAACGCCAAACCCTTCGTGCCTAACGTCCATGCCGCGGAGTTCGTGCCGGCCTTCCTGCGGGGCCCGAGCCAGCCGCAGACCCCCCCGAATGACGCCCCCGGATTCTATGAAACCTGTACGGGCGCGGGCAACCCTCAAGGTAAAAGGCTGGGACGGGGGGCACCTGTGGAACATTCCAAAGAGGAACAGTTATTGTGGCGTGAAGGTTCCAATTCAGCCGTTACCATGGAACTTTCAGAACCTGTTGTAGAAAATGGAGAGGTGGAGATGGTTTTAGAAGAGTCATGGGAGCACAATAAAGAAGTAAGTGAAGCCGAGCCAGGGGGTAGTTCCTTGGGAGATTCGGGGCCCCCAGAAGAAAGTGGCCAGGAAATGATGGagaaagaggaaatcagaaaatcgAAATCTATGGTCGTACCCTCAGGTGCGCCTAAAAAAGAACACGTAAATGTGGTATTCATTGGGCATGTCGATGCCGGGAAGTCAACCATTGGAGGACAGATCATGTTTTTGACAGGAATGGTTGACAAAAGAACACTTGAGAAATatgaaagagaagctaaagaaaaaaacagagaaacttGGTATTTGTCCTGGGCCTTAGATACAAACCAGGAAGAACGAGACAAGGGTAAAACAGTAGAAGTGGGTCGTGCCTattttgaaacagaaaagaaacatttcacaATTTTAGATGCCCCTGGCCATAAGAGTTTTGTCCCAAATATGATCGGTGGTGCTTCTCAAGCTGATTTGGCTGTACTGGTAATCTCTGCCAGGAAAGGAGAGTTTGAGACTGGATTTGAAAAAGGTGGACAGACAAGAGAACATGCAATGTTGGCAAAAACGGCAGGGGTGAAATATTTGATAGTGCTTATTAATAAGATGGATGATCCCACAGTAAATTGGAGCATTGAGAGATATGAAGAATGTAAAGAAAAGCTAGTGCCCTTTTTGAAAAAAGTCGGCTTTAGTCCCAAAAAGGACATTCACTTTATGCCCTGCTCAGGGCTGACCGGGGCAAATATTAAAGAGCAATCAGATTTCTGCCCTTGGTACACTGGATTACCATTCATTCCATATTTGGATAATATGCCAAACTTCAACAGATCCATTGATGGACCAATTAGACTGCCAATTGTGGATAAGTACAAGGATATGGGCACTGTGGTCCTGGGAAAGCTGGAATCAGGATCCATTTTTAAAGGCCAGCAGCTTGTGATGATGCCAAACAAGCACAATGTGGAAGTTCTTGGAATACTTTCTgatgatgctgaaactgattATGTAGCCCCAGGTGAAAACCTTAAAATCAGACTGAAGGGAATTGAAGAAGAAGAGATTCTTCCAGGATTCATACTCTGTGATCCTACTAATCTTTGCCATTCTGGACGCACATTTGATGTTCAGATAGTGATTATTGAGCACAAATCCATCATCTGCCCAGGTTATAATGCAGTGCTGCATATTCATACTTGTATTGAGGAAGTTGAGATAACAGCCTTAATCTCCTTGGTAGATAAAAAATCAGGAGAAAAGAGTAAGACACGGCCCCGCTTCGTGAAGCAAGATCAAGTGTGCATTGCCCGTTTAAGGACAGCAGGAACTATCTGCCTTGAGACATTCAAAGATTTTCCTCAGATGGGTCGTTTTACTTTAAGAGATGAGGGTAAGACCATTGCAATTGGCAAAGTTCTGAAACTGGTCCCAGAGAAGGACTAA